A genomic segment from Gossypium hirsutum isolate 1008001.06 chromosome D04, Gossypium_hirsutum_v2.1, whole genome shotgun sequence encodes:
- the LOC107926096 gene encoding LOW QUALITY PROTEIN: WAT1-related protein At3g28050 (The sequence of the model RefSeq protein was modified relative to this genomic sequence to represent the inferred CDS: inserted 2 bases in 2 codons; substituted 1 base at 1 genomic stop codon), translating into MVWRWRHCYKDVLPFSAMVTMECINVGLNTLFKAATLMGMSYHVFVIYAYAIAALVLLPAPFFSYRSRVLPPLTFPILCKIGLLGLXGSFFFFDSCTSHDHGYTGINYSSXTLASAISNLTPXFTFILAIIFRMEKLAWKRTSSQAKVIGTIISITGAFVVTLYKGPAIVIASTPSSSLQQHLNPSNRLFVGRNSSNTNWVIGGIFLTAEYILVPLWYIVQTQIMKEYPDEMTVVCFYNLCVSFIAAIVGLATERNASAWRLKPDIALASVVCSGLFGSCLNNTVHTWALRLKGPVFVAMFKPLSIAIAVAMGVMFLGDTLYLGSLIGATIISIGFYTVMWGKAKEEMAECGNETIMDSPSSHKAPLLQSYKNEQV; encoded by the exons ATGGTGTGGAGATGGAGGCACTGTTACAAGGATGTTCTGCCATTTTCAGCTATGGTGACAATGGAGTGTATAAACGTGGGTTTAAACACACTTTTCAAAGCGGCTACTTTGATGGGCATGAGTTACCATGTTTTTGTTATCTATGCTTATGCCATAGCTGCTCTTGTTCTCCTTCCTGCTCCTTTCTTCTCTTACAG ATCAAGAGTGCTTCCTCCACTGACCTTCCCTATACTATGCAAGATTGGTCTGCTTGGCTTATAGGGTAGCTTTTTTTTTTTCGACTCATGCACCTCACATG ATCATGGGTATACAGGCATCAATTACAGTT CAACTCTTGCTTCTGCAATCAGTAACCTCACAC CTTTCACCTTCATCTTGGCTATCATTTTCAG AATGGAGAAGCTAGCTTGGAAAAGAACAAGCAGTCAAGCTAAAGTCATAGGCACCATAATATCAATCACTGGTGCATTTGTGGTGACTCTTTACAAGGGTCCAGCCATAGTCATTGCTTCAACGCCTTCATCGTCTCTTCAACAACACCTTAATCCATCGAATCGGCTTTTCGTTGGACGTAACTCTTCAAACACTAATTGGGTCATTGGTGGCATTTTCCTCACTGCTGAGTACATTCTAGTTCCTCTCTGGTACATTGTTCAG ACGCAAATCATGAAGGAGTACCCGGATGAGATGACTGTTGTTTGCTTTTATAATTTATGTGTGAGTTTCATAGCTGCAATTGTTGGTTTAGCTACTGAGAGAAACGCAAGTGCTTGGAGATTAAAACCAGATATTGCATTAGCCTCGGTTGTTTGCTCA GGACTCTTTGGTTCTTGCTTGAACAACACGGTCCATACATGGGCTCTGCGCTTGAAAGGACCTGTTTTTGTGGCTATGTTTAAGCCATTGTCAATCGCCATCGCTGTTGCCATGGGTGTCATGTTCCTAGGTGACACACTGTATCTTGGAAG TCTCATCGGGGCAACAATAATATCGATCGGATTTTACACAGTTATGTGGGGAAAAGCAAAAGAAGAGATGGCTGAATGTGGCAATGAAACCATCATGGACTCACCATCTTCCCACAAGGCTCCCCTGCTTCAAAGCTATAAGAACGAACAAGTGTAG
- the LOC107926027 gene encoding WAT1-related protein At5g40240, whose product MARRYCYNDVLPLTAMVAIECTNVGQTVLFKKATSKGMSYFISITYGHAIGALLLLPLSFLFPSGRVLPSLKFHLGFRIFLLGLIGFFAQVCAYKGIDYSNPTLASTIRNLSPAFTFILAVLFRLERVALRSSTSQAKIMGTIASISGALLVVLYKGPQVFSSPSPSSTLLQLSYSNWVIGGILLAVAYLLFSIRYIIQTQVMEIYPAELLVALFYNICAAIISAPVSLIAESELSSWMLRPSVAVIAVLYSGVMQAFSSFVIAWGLHLKGPVYIAIFKPVSIAIAAFMSAIFLGDSLYLGSIIGAIIISIAFYAVIWGKAKEDERTTSSSKVPLLKVEENVE is encoded by the exons ATGGCAAGAAGGTACTGCTACAACGATGTTCTGCCATTAACAGCCATGGTTGCAATAGAGTGCACTAATGTAGGGCAAACCGTTCTATTCAAAAAAGCAACTTCAAAGGGGATGAGCTACTTCATCTCCATTACTTATGGTCACGCTATTGGAGCTCTTCTTCTCCTCCCTTTATCCTTCCTCTTTCCCAG TGGACGTGTGCTTCCCTCATTGAAATTCCACCTTGGCTTTAGAATTTTCCTACTTGGCCTTATTGG GTTTTTTGCTCAAGTATGTGCATATAAGGGTATAGATTATAGCAACCCAACTCTTGCTTCTACTATTCGTAATCTCTCACCAGCTTTTACCTTCATACTGGCGGTTCTTTTCAG ATTGGAAAGAGTAGCATTGAGAAGCTCAACCAGTCAAGCTAAAATCATGGGGACCATAGCATCAATTTCAGGCGCACTATTAGTTGTTCTTTACAAAGGCCCCCAAGTTTTTTCTTCTCCATCACCATCTTCTACTTTACTTCAACTTTCATATTCAAATTGGGTCATTGGTGGGATCCTACTTGCTGTTGCCTATCTTCTATTTTCGATTCGGTACATTATCCAG ACCCAAGTTATGGAGATTTACCCAGCTGAATTGCTTGTTGCATTGTTTTACAACATATGTGCGGCAATTATCTCTGCACCGGTTTCCTTAATAGCAGAATCTGAGTTAAGTTCTTGGATGCTAAGGCCTAGTGTTGCGGTTATTGCAGTCCTATACTCT GGTGTAATGCAAGCCTTTAGCTCATTTGTGATCGCATGGGGGCTGCATTTGAAAGGACCTGTCTACATTGCAATATTCAAACCAGTATCAATCGCCATTGCTGCTTTTATGAGTGCCATTTTCCTGGGTGATTCCCTGTATCTTGGAAG TATTATTGGAGCAATTATTATATCAATAGCATTTTATGCTGTGATATGGGGAAAAGCAAAAGAAGATGAAAGGACTACATCTAGCAGCAAGGTTCCTCTGTTGAAAGTGGAAGAGAATGTAGAATAG